One genomic window of Mustelus asterias unplaced genomic scaffold, sMusAst1.hap1.1 HAP1_SCAFFOLD_94, whole genome shotgun sequence includes the following:
- the LOC144484150 gene encoding uncharacterized protein LOC144484150, translating to MVLTRSRDHVKFYRVFKGEGLYSGDGKPNITSGSDKVAQVIVTEYHRVLNMEGKSTVQSGEKPYTCSVCGRGFSRSSGLSQHKCLHTWKESFCSPSELEIHQRTNAEKPFTCSECGKGFSDLSSLLRHRRVHTGERPFSCTVCGKGFNDLSNQLKHQRVHALEKPFTCPKCGKGFTDSSNMLRHQRVHADKRPFKCQECGKGFKGSEDLMCHQRVHSDERPFQCLDCGKCYKRRWDLICHQRCHSDERPFRCSSCGTGFRQSSELTVHQRTHTKKRPFTCSECGKGFTRSSYLLRHQQLHV from the exons ATGGTTTTAACTCGGAGCCGAGATCACGTCAAG ttttataGGGTCTTCAAAGGGGAAGGTTTGTATTCGGGAGAcgggaaaccaaacatcacatcaggatctgacaaAGTTGCCCAAGTTATTGTAACTGAATATCATCGAgtattgaacatggaaggaaaaagcaccgttcagagtggggagaaaccatacacctgttctgtgtgtggacgaggcttcagtcgATCATCAGGCTTGTCGCAACATAAATGTCTTCACACTTGGAAGGAGTCATTTTGttccccatctgagctggaaattcatcaacgcactAACGCTGAGAAACCTTTCacttgctccgagtgtgggaagggattcagtgatttatccagcctgctgagacaccggcgagttcacactggggagaggccattcagctgtactgtgtgtgggaaaggattcaatgattTATCCAACCAGTtgaagcaccagcgagttcacgctttggagaaaccattcacctgccccaagtgtgggaaaggattcactgattcatccaacatgttgagacatcagcgagttcacgcagacaagagaccatttaaatgtcagGAATGTGGGAAGGGCTTTAAAGGTTCTGAGGATCTGATGTGccatcagcgagttcactctgacgAGAGACCTTTCCAATGTCTGGACTGTGGGAAATGTTATAAAAGACGCTGGGATCTGATTTGCCATCAGCGATGTCactctgacgagagaccgttcaggtgctccagctgtgggactgggttcaggcagtcatctgaactcactgtacaccagcgcactcacaccaagaaaagaccattcacctgctccgaatgtggaaagggattcactcggtcatcctacctgctgagacaccagcaacttcaTGTGTAA
- the LOC144484158 gene encoding uncharacterized protein LOC144484158, whose translation MEKPWKCGDCGKGFQCPSALDTHRRVHSGERPFTCSVCGKGFSISTTLLRHQRVHSGERPFTCSVCGKGFTQLSSLLTHQRVHTGERPFTCSDCGKGFSDRSTLWRHQRVHSGERPFPCCVCGKRFSHSSTLQTHRVTHTNERPFKCSDCGRSFKSSQTLMGHQRIHTEDRPFSCSYCVKRFRTSSQLLTHQ comes from the coding sequence atggagaaaccatggaagtgtggggactgtgggaagggattccagtGCCCATCTGCACTGGACACACATCGACGAGTTCattctggggagaggccgttcacctgctctgtgtgtgggaagggattcagtatatcaaccaccctgctgagacaccagcgagttcactctggggagaggccgttcacctgctccgtgtgtgggaaaggattcactcagttatccagcctgctgacacatcagcgagttcacaccggggagagacctttcacctgctcagactgtgggaaaggattcagtgatcGTTCCACCCtgtggaggcaccagcgagttcactctggagagaggccattcccttgctgtgtgtgtgggaagagattcagtcattcatccaccctgcagacacaccgtgTCACTCACAcgaatgagagaccgtttaaatgctcagactgtgggcgtagcttcaaaagctctcagactCTGATgggccaccagcgcattcacactgaggacagaccgttcagctgctcttacTGCgtgaagagatttagaacatcatcccaactgctaacacaccagtga